The sequence CGAACGGTTTGCCTCCCAGGAAGAGCAGCTCCACCAGCAGATGCGGGGTCAGATTCTGGGCTCGCTCACGCCGGTGCATCTGCGCGCCGTCGGGGCCACCATCGGTGACCTCGCGATCGCGGCCAACCCCGATCCCACGGCCGCGGCGAAGCGCATCGACATGATCCTCACCCCCGGGGAGCGGCAGCGCGTCCTCTCCACCGTTTCGTCCTTCTTCCAGCAGAGCCGGCAGCTCCACGACCAGATGCGCAACGAACTGACCAGCGAGATGCCCGCCGGCGCCCATCCGCCTTCAGCGGACCGCGACAAAGAACACCAGATGACGAACATGCGACTCGACGCAGGTACGGTGTTGCTTGCGGCGCTCTCGCCTCATCGGCACCTGATGGGCATGGGCGACCACGGCGGATTCATGATGCACATGGAGGGTGAACCGCCGCACTAAGAAACAACGAGCGGCGTGGTCACGTGGCAACGCACGCTCTGGCTCATGGTAGCGGTGCAGGCGATGATGTCCTTCGCCTTCTCCGTTTCCGGCCCGTTTTTACCGCTTTACGTCATTCAGCTCGGCGTTAGGCCGATCGCCGCAGTATCGATTTGGGCGGGCGTCATCGCGTCCGCGAACTTCTTGCTGGCCGCGATCTTCTCGCCCGTCTGGGGTGGCATCGCCGATCGCACCGGCCGCAAAGCGATGGTGATTCGCTCGTGCGTGGCAATCGCTATCTTCACCGCGCTCATGGGGCTGGTCCAGAACGTGTGGCAGCTCTTTTTGGCGCGGGCCTGCATGGGGATCTTCAGCGGCTTTTCGGCCGCCGCCATCGCGATGGTTGGCACGGCGGTGCCGGAGGAGAGCCTCGGCTTCTCGCTCGGATGGATGGCGACCGGACAGTTGATCGGCGGGCTCTGCGGGCCGCTCTTCGGCGGAGTTCTCGCGGACCGGCTTCACGACTACCGCCAGGTCTTCTTTGCGACGTCGGCCGTCGCGCTTGCCGCCACGCTGGTGTGCGCGCTGCTCGTCCGCGAGCCCGTTCGGCCCGCGCCACCGCGCGAAGGGCGCGCCTCGTTTTGGGAGAGCCTGCGCGAGGTCGTGTCGCATCCTCAGCTCGCCCCGATGTTCCTCGTCGTGCTGCTCGCGCAGGTCGTCGCGTTCGGCGTGCAGCCCATCGTGCCGCTCTTCGTACGCGCCCTGACCAGCAACGCGTCCGGCGTCGCAACCGCGGTCGGGCTGGCGTTTGCGGTGACGGGGCTCGCGGATCTGATCGCGTCGCCGTTTTTGGGCAAGCGAAGCGACCGCATCGGCTACCGCCGCGTGCTGATGATATCGTTGTGCGGCGTCGCAGCATTCACCATTCCGCAGGCGTTCGTCCGGGGCATTGCGGCGTTCGTGGCGCTGCGTTTCGGCGTGGGACTCTTCTTGGGCGGCGTGCTTCCGACGGCAAACGCGCTGATCGGTCGCCTCTTTCCGCTCGAACGGCGCGGTCAGGTCTACGGGATCACGTCGAGCGCCACGTTCCTCGGCATGTTTGCGGGACCGCTTTTGGGCGGAGCGATCGGCGCGCGCTTCGGCTTCGAGGCGGTCTTTCTGACGATCGGTGCGCTCGCGCTCGCGAACCTTGCGTGGGTGGGCTTCAGCGTGCGGGCGGCTCCGGAGGCCGTACCGATTCGTTGAAGGCCCGCACGAGGCGCTCGATTCCCGCGCGATCCTCCTCGTCGAAGCGCGCGAGCATCGGGCTGTCGCAGTCGAAGACGCCCCAGAGGCGTTCGTCGCGCTCCAGCGGCACCACGATCTCCGAACGCGACGCCGTGTCGCAAACGATGTGATCCGTGAATGCGCCGACGTCATCGACGACGAGCGTTGCGCGCCGCGTCACGGCGGCGCCGCAGACTCCGCGACCCGCCGCGAGCCGCGTGCAGGCCGGTCGTCCGGCGAAGGGTCCGAGCACCAGCTCGCCGGATGGCGCGGCGAGATAGAAGCCGGCCCAGTTGACCTCGGGCAGCTCGTGATAGACGAACGCGGCGAAGTTGCCGGCGTTGGCGACGAAGTCGGTCTCGTCCGCGATCAGCTCGCGAACCTGGCGTTCGAGTTGGTCGTAATTCGGCGAACTCGTCATGGCGCATACGGATCGCGGCTATACATCGGCGATGCCGCGCCGTCGACCGTGACCGTATACCACGGATCCGCGGTCCGTTTATGCAGCAGATCGAAGTGCTCGCTGTCGCGGCGGACGTGCGAAACCGTAACGGTGTAACGCAGCGGTTGGCCTGCGTTCAAGCGCGGCCCATCCGCAGCGCGAACGAGATACGCTCCGCGGCCGCCCGGCGCATTGAACAGCGTCGCGGTGCCGTCGGGATCGACGACGACCGAGCTGGCCTGGTCGACGCCGAGCGCGAAGACGGCGCGCGCGTTCGGGAGCAGCCGATCCCATAGGATGCGGGCCAGGAATGCGACCGTGCGGCCGAAGCGATCGCGTACGACGAAGTGCGTGTCGGTGATCGTGTCGGTCAGCGCCGGCCATGCGAAAAGGCCGGTCGTAAAGCTGATGCGCGGCTCGAGCGGGCTCGCGACTGCGTCGCTCGTGTGCGTGTTGACGCCGAGCCGATCGCCGGCGACGCTGTCGTAGGCGACCGCCCCCTGGATGGCCAGCCCGGCGCTGCCGCCGCCGACGACTCCGCCCCGCGCGTAGAGGCGGCGTACCGCCCCCGCGAGCGCGCTGCCCTTCCACGCGACGTAGTGGGCCTGATCGCCGCCTGCGAAGTAGACGGCGTCGGCGCCATCGACGAACGGCGCGACGGCGTCGACCGCGTCGCGCGACGCGCAGGGCGGGATGAGTATCGTCTGCACCGATGCGAAGTTACCGTCGCGATAGAACGGCCGATCGTAGTTGTTGCGATCCGAAGCGCGGAGCACGACGACGTTCCCGCCGCGCAGCGTCGCGTCGCCGACCAGGCGCCGGTGCATCCAGCGCAGCGACGTGCTTGGCGCCTCGAGCGCACCGCCGCCGTCGAGCAGAAGGCCCGGCCCGTGCAGCCGTGCCGTCGCGATGTAATTCCCATAGCGCGGAAAGATCGTCACGGAGCAGGTCAGGGATGCGCCCAAAAGAACGCTCAGTATCATGCGCACTGTTACGTTGATTCTTGCGGTTTCCATCCTGGCCGCGTGCGGGAGCGCGAACGTGCCGAGCGCGGTGCAGCCGCTCCGACTGAGCGGCGCAGGGCGCGTTTCGTCCGCGGTTCCGATGGTGGGCGGCTGTCAGATCTTTCCATCCAACAACCCGTGGAATACCGACATCTCGCAGTATCCGCTCGATCCGCTTTCGGACGCGTACATCAAGGCGCTGCCCGGAAATCTGCACCCGGATTTCGGACAGGATCCGCACTACGGCATTCCGTTCAACATCGTTTCCAGCACGCAGAAGCGGGTGCCGGTCAAATTTCTGTACGGCTCCCAGAGCAATCCTGGACCCTATCCGATTCCGGAAAACGCGCAGATCGAGGGCGGCAAACACGCTACCGGCGATCGGCACGTCCTCATCCTGCAGCAGGTGAAGTGTAAGCTCTACGAGATGTGGGACGCGTATCCGATCCACGACGGCAAGCGCTGGCGCGCGGGCTCGGGCGCGATCTTCCCCCTCCATACGAACAAGCTGCGCCCCAACGGCTGGACCTCTGCCGATGCTGCCGGTCTTCCGATCCTGCCCGCGCTGGTCAAGTGCGCCGAGGTGCAGTCCGGCACGATCGAGCACGCGTTGCGCGTCACGTTCAGCCAGACACAAGAAGGCTACATCCACCCGGCGACGCATTACGCGAGCGACAGCCGCGCGAAGACCCTTCCGCCGATGGGCCTCCGCATCCGCATGAAGGCGTCGTACGACATCTCGCACATCACGGGCCAAGCGCACGTCATCGCGGCGGCGATGAAGACGTACGGCATGCTCGTCGCCGACAACGGCTCGAACTGGTATTTCCAGGGCGAGGGCGGCCGGGCGTCGCGCTGCTGGAACGACAACGACCTCGATCAGCTCAAGAGCGTGCCAAACTCCGCGTTCGAGGTCGTGAAGACCGGACGGATCCTTCGGAAATAGGTCTCGGCGCGCGTCAGCGCGTCTGCGCGATGCCTTGGACGCTGGACGTCTTGATCAGGCCGTTGTCGTAGCTGTACTCGTACGTAAACTCGGGATACGCGTAGACATCGACTGAGTCGTTCGCGTAATCGGTTACCTGGATGTCCGTATTCCTCGCGTTGAACGCTCCGAACAGTGATGCCGCATGGAGCGTGAACGTTCCCGTATTGGTGCACGAGGCAGCGGCGGCGTCGCACCGGTACGCGTACGCGTGGAAGAAGCGCGTCTGAATGGAGACGAGGTTGTCGTGTTTGTCGAAGATCAGACCGCCGGGAGTGTTTTGGTTGACGTAGCCGCTCACGGAGTGGCCAGGCATCGCTCCATTCTGCCAGACGATGAGCGAGATGCGTCCCTGCTGATTGTAAAACGATCCCCAGACGTTACCCTTGGAATCGACCGCGGCGGTTTCGAGCTGGAGGATCGAGGGATCGGTGAGCTCCCCCGAGCAGCCCTTGCGCGTGCAAACTGCGACGTGTTGCGAGCCGACCGCATAGATCGTGCTGCCATGCAGCGCGACGTCGCCGTCGGATCCGTACGGATCGATAAAGGAGGCGACGAGGTTGCCGCAATTCGGGCCGTACACGTTTACCGCGCCGCTCTGCACGTTGGCGAGGTAGAGATTCCCGGCGGGATCCGCGGCAATATCGGTGTCCACAAACTTCTGATTGCCGATCGAACACGATGGCGCTTTATTCTTGCGATTTTGCGTGCCGAATTCGAAGACGATTCCGTCGGCCGCGCCGTTGGCCTGGGCGACGTAAACGCCGACCCGAGCCGCCGGCGGGGCCTCGCGCCACCAGGCCGGGTGCACCCCCGAAGGTGCGATTCCGGACGCGCCGGTTGCACAGGCGGCGAGCAGGGTGGTACCGATCAGAATGGCCGAAAATCGGCCCGTCACAAGTCGAAATTTCATGTTCTATCAACTTGCATATAGAGCTCCTGGATGAAAAATGTCTGAATCGGTGGTACGAACGTACCGAATGCGAGCGAGTTCGTTAGCCAGACAGGCCATTTAACTTGCGTTAAGGCCGCGTTGGCGGACCCATGGTATCGGTAATGCATCGCAATGATGAAGGTAATCGCGCGCCCCTTTGAATATAATTAGGCCCTGAAGCAACCCACCATGTAAACTTCGACGGAGCAATCGTTGATGGATCAGATCACCGAAGGCGATGGCTTGCATTCGAGCTCCTGGTTTAAACGTGGCGCTGCCAAGCTAACGCTAGGCGTAGGCCTCCTGGGGTTCGCGGCCTTCTGTGCGCTCGCAATTCAAGTCTTCGCTAGGTACCAGTATGTCGTCGATAACGGAACAGTGTGGCGCATCGACCGGATCACGCAGCAGGCATGCCGCGTGGTTCAAAAGCGCGTGAATTGTGCCGCGCCGGTGCACAGCGGCAGCACAAGCACGAGCATCAGCGTCAGTCCCAGCATGAGCACGAGCTCGCATCTGTTTGTCCTAAAGAAGAAGACCTGAGGATCATATTCTAGCCCGATGCCGTACTTTGCGGCGATTCGGGATCGTGGCGCCGCGTGGGTCGCGGCGCCAGGCGCCGTGGACCGTGCTTTTGGGATCGGTCAGGACGTGGCAATGAAAGACCGTCTTGCCGGTCCACTGCACGAAACGAACCCATATCGTTAGGGTCCCGTTGACGCCGTTTCGCTTCGGCGGAATCGCGAAGGTGTCCCAAATTTCGACTGGGGGTCTCGGCTTGCCGTTCGGTAACCAGCTGAAACGAGTTTTCGTGCAGGTGGAACGGATGCACGTCGTCGGTCTCGTTCACGATGCACCACTGCTCGCACGTCCCGACTTGGGGCCGCGTCGGACACTCCATCTCTTGATACAGCTTCCTATTGATCGTGAAGCTCGAAACCGCTTAGCAAGTCGCGCCGCGTGCCCTGGCCGAACACGAATTTGCGTCGTGCGACGATGTCTGTGTCCTCGATAATCGGATATTCGCGGTGCGGCTTGGGCAGCTTGGGGATGCCCGCGTTCATGGGAGTGCCGCGCACGTGGAATCTTGCGATATCGAATTTGCCGCCGGCTCACGGGAAGATGTCGCGCGTGTCGAGCGACGACAGGGTATAGGATTTCTCCGTCTTCGGCGCTCGCAGGAGCAACTCGATGCGGTTTCCCGTATCAGGTCGAATCGTCGCGTCCATGGCTTCCATGGAATCCCGCGGATTCGGAAGCAAGACGGAGTGCTCGGGCGGACGGGCGGGCGGTTAGGCGGAAAACGGTTGATGATGCGGCTTAGCACGTCACCGGGACGCGTCTCGAGGATCGGCCCGGTTCCACTGGAGTTGGAGGAGCAGGAGTCGGTCACGAGGGCGTGCCGTCGATGACGCTAGCGGAAACGCCCGTCACAATAAACTGACGTCGATTCATAGCAATATTGCGCTCGTTCGCTACGCGGAAGGCGCGTGCTTGGCCCAACTGGCCATAACAGAAGGACCGCTCGGTACGCGAGCGGCCCTGCCCGTTTTGCCGAGTGGCGGCGACCCGTTAGCCTAGGAAAATCCTATGCCGTAGGGGGCGGTAACCCTAAAGCGATGGCACGCGCATATTCCCACAATCTGCTCATGGCTCAGGCGGCGAAACGTTTTGTTGCCGTAAACGAAGGGCTCGCCGGCTTCGGTTGCATCGTAACAAGCCTGAGCCCCAGCGTTTAAAGGCGCGCGCCTCTGTAAGACTTGATTCTTTAGGTTGACCCGGTACGCGCCGTCTCTGCCGAACAGAAAAATGTCACCGCGGAGGTTGGCATACCCGCCGAAGACAGGTTCGGACCGATCGGACGAGTCGGCGCTTTTGGTATCGGCTCTTATTACCAGGGCAGCGACCGGCAATGTAATCTGGACCACGACGGTATCAACGGCAACACCGCTGAAAAGGTTGCGCTGCTCAGGCTTTTTGTGAGAGAATCTGCTGCCGATAGGGAGTCCGTCTCGCGTTTTATTGAGGAGTATTTTCATCGCCAATCGCAATCGAAGGTCGAGAACCAAACCGCGCCCGGTCAAGACCCGCCCCACGCAAGTCGCCAAAGAAGCACCCCTAGAAGTCGTAGGAAGCATTAAACAGGTCTTTCCGAGCGCAACCTTCTCGGTCGAACTTGGCAACGGTCACGTAATCCTGGCCCATATCGCGGGGCGTTTGCGCCGGCATCGCATCAGGATTCTTCCTGGGGACCGTGTAGACGTCGAGCTTTCGCCATACGACTTAACGAAGGGTCGCATCGTGTATCGCTACCGCGCGGGTGAGGAGCGCAAAGCCGTATAGAACTATCCGGGCCGTTGAGCGGCAGGTTCGCACATTTGGCCGCACCACGCTTCGATTTGTGCTCGGATCTGATCTCGAATCATCCTGGTTTTCGCAAGGCGCTCATCCCACGTGCCCTCAAGCGCTGCAGGATCGGGAAAGCTCCAATGCAGATGCCGAGCTGCGCCGGGGAATATCGGGCAGCGCTCGGCGCTCGTCTCGTCGCAGACGGTAACGACGTACGAATAACGGCTCCCACGTGCGAAGAGGTCGAAGGCGCTCTTGCTGGTCTGGCTCGAAATGTCGATGCCGACCTCGTGCATCGCTAGCACGGCTAAGGGATTCAGCGTGCCGGCCTCTAGCCCGGCGCTTTCCGCGACGAAATCGTCGGGGCACTGTTTGTTGAGAAAGGCCTCCGCCATCTGGCTGCGTGCCGAATTGTGAACGCAAACGAATAGCACCGACCTCTTCATGTTGCGGCTCCTGGCAGGTTTGTAGGGAGGCAATAACCACGCGAAAACGGCCGTAGCCGCCAGCGCCCCCGCAAGCTGAGCGATGATGAAAGCGGGAACGTCCGCTGGCGCAATGCCGGCGAACGTGTCGCTCAGCGACCGGCCAATCGCGACCGCGGGATTAGCGAACGATGTCGACGACGTAAACCAATACGCGCCAACAATGTATCCTGCGACCGCGAAAGCGGTGAGATTCGATCGGTAGAGCGTACATCCCGAGATCGTCGCGAGAAGACCGAACGTAGCAACGAACTCACTCAAAACGATTGGCCAGCCATGGCGCGCGTGGTGCGATACGAAGAGGGCCGGCTCGCCAAACATGACGTTTGCCAAGGCGACCCCGACGATGGCTCCGGCGACCTGAGCGGCGATGTACGACGGGACGTCGCTCCATGCCAATCGTGCACGCAGGGCGGCGGCGATTGTTACGGCGGGATTGAAATGCGCTCCGGAAATCGGTTCCAGCGCCAGAATGATTGCGACCAAAACGCCGCCAGTCGCGAGAGCGTTCGCAAGCAGCGCAATCGCAGTGTTCCCGCCCGCCAACCGTTGCGCCATAATGCCGGAGCCAACGATTGCGGCAAGGAGAAGCATCGTGCCGGCGCACTCAGCGCCCGCTCGCCGCAGGAGGCTCAGCTGCATGCCGGGCTGTTCGGAATCGCCATGGATCTTCCGCCGTCCACGTCTTATAGCGCTGCTGGCTATCCGGGTCACGGCGCAGAAGAAGGGGGCCGGTGAACTGCCGCCGGCCCCCTTCGTTTTTGTCTACGAACGAGTCCGTTAGACGCCGTTCGTGATGCTCAGATCGGCGGTACCGACCGTCTTTCCGCGCTTGTTTTGGAAAGAAAATACTGCAGTGCACGTACCCGTCGTCGCACCCGCCGTTACAATCCACTGATCGCCTGATCCCGGCGTAACCGTCGCAATGCCAGACGCGCCTCCACAGTTATCGGACTCCGTGAAAGTGCCTTTTTTGCTCTCGCGAGCGTTGACGGTCACGGTGATCGGCCCCGGGTTCGAAGCTGTAAGGTCGACGGTGCAGGGGTCGACGTCGACCACGACGGCGCCATGGTGCCGGCAAGAATGCGCCGGCGTCATACCAAGCGTCGGGCTCAGTTGCGTCGCCCCGGTCGGTGTGACAGCGGACGATCCACTACAGCCGCTAATGATGAATGCGGCGGCGACGGCTCCAGCCAGGCCGAGCAGATACCGTGCCGATGTTGAGAATTTAGCCACTGAGTTGTTCCTCCTGGAAGTAAATTTGGGAAATCATTGCCGGCGTGGTCCCGTGGATCCACTCCGGCCCTGGCGGAATCATAGCACCGGGCCAATTCCCAGAACATCATACGGTCGCGACCGTATCACTAAGTGTAGCTAATACAGTGGAATCGGATGCTCGGCAAGGCCACCAAACCTTCATGGCCGAAGGCGATGGAGGCTGCTCCCGAGGAGGCATTCGCATGATTACGTTTCGTTCTAGCCACGCGTCCTTTTGCGCTGGCACGGTTTTGTTTATGCTAGCGGCTTGCGGCCCGATGCAACCTCAGGTTCGAGGCGGCGAGACCGGTCAAGCGGGAGACGTTAGCCGCTCACTTCCATACAATAAGACGTTTAATTACACGGGGAAGCGCCAGTGGTTCACGGTTCCGACGGGCGTGACGCGGCTCACGGTGGTTGCTCGCGGTGCAAGTGGCGGAAGCAATTTCCGTTACGACGGCGGCGGACGCGGGGGCCGCATCTACGCAGTTATTCCGGTCACGCCGGGTGAACGGCTCGCAGTTCTCGTCGGCGGAGCAGGTTTGCAGCCCAACGGCGGGTTTAACGGCGGTGGAAGCGGCGGAACCTATTCCGGCAGGTTTAGCGCACAGGGTGGCGGAGGCGCGTCGGACGTGCGGCAAGGCGGTGACCGGCTCACGAATCGCATTCTCGTCGCCGGCGGCGGCGGCGGTCAGGGCGCACCGCTCGAGCCGTACAACTGCTACTCGGAGGGTAGCCCCCAACCCAACGGCAACGGCGGGAAGGGCGGCGGCAGTACCGGCGGCCCGGGACAAAATGGATGCTACGCACCCGGTAGCGGCGGCGGCGCATTCGGCGGGAGCCAAAGCGCTGGGGGCGGCGGCGGCGCTGGTGGTTATGGTATCGGAAACCCTGGCAATCCAGGATCGCTCGGAAGGGGCGGCACGGGCGGA is a genomic window of Candidatus Binatia bacterium containing:
- a CDS encoding MFS transporter, with translation MVTWQRTLWLMVAVQAMMSFAFSVSGPFLPLYVIQLGVRPIAAVSIWAGVIASANFLLAAIFSPVWGGIADRTGRKAMVIRSCVAIAIFTALMGLVQNVWQLFLARACMGIFSGFSAAAIAMVGTAVPEESLGFSLGWMATGQLIGGLCGPLFGGVLADRLHDYRQVFFATSAVALAATLVCALLVREPVRPAPPREGRASFWESLREVVSHPQLAPMFLVVLLAQVVAFGVQPIVPLFVRALTSNASGVATAVGLAFAVTGLADLIASPFLGKRSDRIGYRRVLMISLCGVAAFTIPQAFVRGIAAFVALRFGVGLFLGGVLPTANALIGRLFPLERRGQVYGITSSATFLGMFAGPLLGGAIGARFGFEAVFLTIGALALANLAWVGFSVRAAPEAVPIR
- a CDS encoding GAF domain-containing protein; the protein is MTSSPNYDQLERQVRELIADETDFVANAGNFAAFVYHELPEVNWAGFYLAAPSGELVLGPFAGRPACTRLAAGRGVCGAAVTRRATLVVDDVGAFTDHIVCDTASRSEIVVPLERDERLWGVFDCDSPMLARFDEEDRAGIERLVRAFNESVRPPEPPAR
- a CDS encoding aquaporin; the encoded protein is MQLSLLRRAGAECAGTMLLLAAIVGSGIMAQRLAGGNTAIALLANALATGGVLVAIILALEPISGAHFNPAVTIAAALRARLAWSDVPSYIAAQVAGAIVGVALANVMFGEPALFVSHHARHGWPIVLSEFVATFGLLATISGCTLYRSNLTAFAVAGYIVGAYWFTSSTSFANPAVAIGRSLSDTFAGIAPADVPAFIIAQLAGALAATAVFAWLLPPYKPARSRNMKRSVLFVCVHNSARSQMAEAFLNKQCPDDFVAESAGLEAGTLNPLAVLAMHEVGIDISSQTSKSAFDLFARGSRYSYVVTVCDETSAERCPIFPGAARHLHWSFPDPAALEGTWDERLAKTRMIRDQIRAQIEAWCGQMCEPAAQRPG
- a CDS encoding glycine-rich protein; its protein translation is MQPQVRGGETGQAGDVSRSLPYNKTFNYTGKRQWFTVPTGVTRLTVVARGASGGSNFRYDGGGRGGRIYAVIPVTPGERLAVLVGGAGLQPNGGFNGGGSGGTYSGRFSAQGGGGASDVRQGGDRLTNRILVAGGGGGQGAPLEPYNCYSEGSPQPNGNGGKGGGSTGGPGQNGCYAPGSGGGAFGGSQSAGGGGGAGGYGIGNPGNPGSLGRGGTGGAGCHGACSQPGEPGGGGGAGYFGGGGGGAGYITDRNALGGGGGGGGSSYVEPSAQKFQSWQGWKNAVGNGLVVLSWQ